The sequence below is a genomic window from Sphingobacterium sp. ML3W.
AAAAAGGTAATTCATGCCTCAATATGGTATTGGCTTTCGTTAAATGATTATTAACGGTTGACTTGCTTATGTTTAATAGATGGCTTATCTCTTCATAGCTTTTACCTTCCATCTTATATAGCCTGAATACCTTTTGGCATTGTGTAGGTAATTTGTCAATGGCATACATTAAGCTCTGCTCAGCTTGTTTATATAAAAGATCTTCTTCGATATGCATATAATTTTCAACATTGTTTGCAATAAAATCTTGACGATGTTTTTGATCTAAAGCAATGCGTCGAAAATGGTCACACACGAGATTCTGAGCTACTAAAAAAAGGAAAGATTTAAAGGAACGATCAGGATCTATGCGTTCTCTAATTGTCCAAACACGTGTGAAAAGTTCTTGTAGAATTTCTTCGGCAATCTCCTCAGTTTT
It includes:
- a CDS encoding RNA polymerase sigma factor, with translation MEELKNQTDEKQLLLLLKNGNYKAFQCIYQLYSLRLLGRIIRLVKTEEIAEEILQELFTRVWTIRERIDPDRSFKSFLFLVAQNLVCDHFRRIALDQKHRQDFIANNVENYMHIEEDLLYKQAEQSLMYAIDKLPTQCQKVFRLYKMEGKSYEEISHLLNISKSTVNNHLTKANTILRHELPFYKTNIILVCLFLSKIL